GAAGCCGCCGGTCACTACGACGGCGCAGGCCGCAGCCTATCGCGAGCGGATCTTGGCAGCACTGCCAGCAGGCATGCAGTTTGAACCTTTGATGGCGCTGTACCTGACCAATGATACGCCGGCCGATGAAATTCGCCGTGCCAAGGACAGTGGTTTTGTCCACGCCGTGAAACTGTATCCAGCCGGTGCCACCACGAATTCTGCTGCCGGCGTGACCGATCTCACACAGTGCTATCGCACGCTCGAAGTGATGCAAGAACTCGGTATGCCGTTTCTGGTACATGGTGAAGTGACCGATCCCGACATCGATTTATTCGACCGCGAAGCGGTCTTCATCGAGCGTGTGATGCAGCCGCTGCGTCGTGATATGCCGGAATTGAAAGTGGTGTTCGAGCATATCACCACCAGCGAAGCCGCGGCTTACGTCAGTGAAGCGAGCGGTCCGGTGGCGGCGACGATTACGCCACATCATCTGCTGTACAACCGCAATGAAATTTTTAAAGGCGGCATCCGTCCGCATTACTACTGCTTGCCCGTGTTGAAGCGCGAAAGTCACCGGCTGGCGCTGCTGAAAGCCGCTACTTCCGGGAATCCGCGTTTCTTCCTCGGCACCGATTCCGCCCCGCACCCCAAGGGTTTGAAAGAACATGCCT
The sequence above is drawn from the Undibacterium sp. CCC3.4 genome and encodes:
- the pyrC gene encoding dihydroorotase, which produces MTTAAPLTLTLTRPDDWHLHLRDGAALASVLPHTAAQFARAIVMPNLKPPVTTTAQAAAYRERILAALPAGMQFEPLMALYLTNDTPADEIRRAKDSGFVHAVKLYPAGATTNSAAGVTDLTQCYRTLEVMQELGMPFLVHGEVTDPDIDLFDREAVFIERVMQPLRRDMPELKVVFEHITTSEAAAYVSEASGPVAATITPHHLLYNRNEIFKGGIRPHYYCLPVLKRESHRLALLKAATSGNPRFFLGTDSAPHPKGLKEHACGCAGCYTALHAMELYAQAFEQAGALERLEGFASFHGPDFYQLPRNTDTLSLQRIDWVMPDELPFADTSIVPLNSGETIHWKMQAA